One window from the genome of Anopheles coluzzii chromosome X, AcolN3, whole genome shotgun sequence encodes:
- the LOC120961520 gene encoding alanine--glyoxylate aminotransferase 2-like yields the protein MVDACETMPKADTIKLRNKHIGKSCQLFYRSDPLKIVRGQGQYMYDEQGARYLDCINNVAHVGHCHPKVVEAGTRQLATLSTNNRFLHDELVQCAQTLAAKMPGNLSVCYFVNSGSEANDLALRLARQHTGRHEVITLDHAYHGHVSAVMDISPYKFNQPGGDPKPDFVHVAPCPDVYRGKYRDCDYPDGTDLGQLYADEVQRLLDRSPAGVAAFIAESLQSCGGQIIPPAGYFQKVYDAVRKAGGVTIADEVQVGFGRIGTHYWAFEPHGIVPDIVTVAKPMGNGHPVGAVVTTPEIAESFAATGVCYFNTYGGNPVSCAIANAVMRVIDEERLQENALRVGRYLLEQSRALAYEYQLVGDVRGTGLFVGIELVADRQRRLPATRAAKAVVERMKTVHRILVSSDGPDDNVVKLKPPMVFTAENADEFLYAIRECLTYLEQQQKESSAAAPEVANAPVRVTHPLATGGILQPSPISRGQRDTSTLIKSI from the exons ATGGTGGACGCGTGCGAAACGATGCCCAAAGCGGACACAATCAAACTGCGAAACAAACACATCgg CAAATCCTGCCAGCTGTTCTATCGCTCCGATCCGCTGAAGATAGTGCGCGGCCAGGGCCAGTACATGTACGACGAGCAGGGTGCACGGTACCTCGACTGCATCAACAACGTCGCGCACG TTGGACACTGCCATCCGAAGGTGGTGGAGGCCGGGACGCGCCAGCTGGCCACCCTGTCGACCAACAACCGCTTCCTGCACGACGAGCTCGTCCAGTGCGCCCAAACGCTCGCGGCAAAGATGCCCGGCAACCTGTCCGTCTGCTACTTCGTCAACTCCGGCTCGGAGGCGAACGATCTGGCGCTGCGGCTCGCCCGCCAGCACACCGGCCGGCACGAGGTGATCACGCTCGACCA TGCCTACCACGGTCACGTCTCGGCCGTGATGGACATCTCGCCGTACAAATTCAACCAACCGGGCGGCGACCCGAAGCCCGACTTTGTGCACGTG GCACCGTGCCCGGACGTGTACCGGGGCAAGTACCGCGACTGTGACTATCCGGACGGTACCGACCTGGGCCAGCTGTACGCGGACGAGGTGCAGCGGCTGCTGGACCGCAGCCCGGCCGGTGTGGCCGCCTTCATCGCGGAGAGCTTGCAGAGCTGCGGCGGGCAGATCATACCGCCGGCCGGCTACTTCCAGAAGGTGTACGA CGCGGTACGCAAGGCCGGCGGCGTAACGATCGCGGACGAGGTGCAGGTCGGCTTCGGGCGGATCGGCACGCACTACTGGGCGTTCGAGCCGCACGGCATCGTGCCGGACATAGTGACGGTGGCGAAACCGATGGGCAACGGGCATCCGGTCGGGGCGGTCGTCACTACGCCCGAGATTGCGGAAAGCTTTGCCGCCACCGGCGTCTGCTACTTCAACACG TACGGTGGCAATCCGGTGTCGTGCGCGATTGCGAACGCGGTCATGCGCGTGATCGACGAGGAGCGGCTGCAGGAGAACGCGCTGCGCGTCGGCCGCTACCTGCTGGAGCAGTCGCGGGCCCTGGCCTACGAGTATCAGCTGGTGGGCGATGTGCGCGGCACCGGCCTGTTCGTGGGCATTGAGCTGGTGGCGGACCGGCAGCGCCGGCTGCCGGCGACCCGCGCCGCCAAGGCGGTGGTCGAGCGGATGAAAACCGTCCACCGGATACTGGTGAGCAGCGACGGGCCGGACGACAACGTGGTCAAGCTGAAGCCGCCGATGGTGTTTACCGCGGAGAATGCGGACGAGTTCCTGTACGCCATCCGCGAGTGTCTCACCTacctggagcagcagcagaaggaatCGAGCGCAGCAGCGCCGGAAGTGGCAAACGCGCCGGTCCGCGTAACCCATCCACTAGCGACCGGTGGCATCCTTCAGCCGAGCCCGATCAGCCGCGGCCAGCGCGATACGTCAACACTCATCAAGTCAATCTGA